The sequence TCGCTGGACCGTCCGCTGGCCCTGTTCGGTCACAGCATGGGCGCCCTCATCGCCTTCGAGGTGGCCCGGCGGCTTCAGCGGGACCGTCCGGGCCAGCCTGCGCACCTGTTCGTGTCCGGCCGACGCGCCCCCACCCGCTACCACGAGGAAACGTACCACCTGCTTGACGACGACGGGATCGTCGCGGAGATCCGGTCGCGGGGCGGCACGGAGGCCCGGGTGCTGGAGGACAAGGAACTGCTGGAAATGGTGTTGCCGACGATCCGCGGCGACTACAGGGCCGTCGGGCGGTACCGCTACGTCGCAGGCGACCCACTGCGTTGCCCCGTGACTGCGATCGTCGGGGACCGGGATCAGCAGGCCAGTGTGGAGGAGGTCATGGACTGGGAGAAGCAGGCGCCGGAAGGCGGCTTCGAGTTCAAGCTCTTCCCCGGCGGGCATTTCTTTCTCGTCAAGGAGATCGCCGAGGTCCTGGCGGTGGTGTCCGACCGCATCGGCCCGGCCACAGGAACTGGCCTGCGCCGTTGAGTCGTTCGCGTTGCCGGGTGGGCCCGTGCCGGTCGGTTCACGACTGTGCGGGCCCACCGGCACTCCGCCCTGCGGTGGAAGCGGCCGCCGGGCCGCCTTCGTCCCAGCTTCCCAGCGGCTCAACGGCCGGACGGACCACTGGGATTGACGGACCGTCGGACGGGCCGCTCCTCCGGTCTACTTTTCTGGCTCCGCGGGCGCATCCGACCCCGCGGTATCCTCAGCCTTCGTCGCGACGTCCTGTGCCGGAGCCGCATTGCTGCCGGCTTCAAGGGCGGCAGGTCCGGCCGCATCGGCAGGTCCGGCCGATGCTGCTTCGTCCTGGCCCGAACTGCCATGTGACTGCGGTGGAACGGTGAGGCTCGGCGCACTCAGGTCGGGCACGGTGGTCACCGCGTCGAGGGCAGCCTGGATCGCCTCCGCGAGTGATGTCGCCGCCTCTGTATCGATGTCCAACTGCGTCACCAGGGAGTCGGCATTGGTCGGGTGCGTGGTGGTCGTGATCGCCGCTTCAGCGCAACCAGCCTTTAGCAGGCTCTCGGACTCGTCGTCCGTTATCTCCCGGTTGAGAACCAGCGTAAACCTGTAACCCATGTCGTCGTTACCTCTCCATGTTTCCCGGCACCGCGGGTCGCGTAAAGGGCCGGCAGCCATCGCCCGGCCATTGCGGGGTAACTCCGGCGCAGACCCGTACGGGCCGCCGGCAGGCGGATTCGTCGTCAGAGGACCGTGCTCTCGTACCCGGCCGGCCGCCCCTCCAGGATCACCGTCTTGGTCTCGAGGAAGGGCAGCAGTCCCTCGCGACCACCTTCGCGGCCGATGCCGGACTGCTTGAACCCGCCGAACGCGATGCCGAAGTCGTTACGGACCGCGTTGTGGCCGACGGTGCCGGACCGCAGCTGTCGCGCGACCTCACGGGCCCGGTTGACGTCGTTGGTGAACACGGACGCGTTCAGACCGTAGATGGTGTCGTTGGCGATGCGGATCGCGTCCTGCTCGTCGGCTGCCGGGATGACGGACAGTACGGGGCCGAAGATCTCTTCCTGGGCGATGACCGAGCGGTTGTCGACGTTGCCGAACACGGTGGGCTCGACGTACCAGCCGCGGTCCATGCCCTTCGGGCGGCCGCCGCCCGTGGCCAGCGTGGCCCCGTCCGCGACGCCCCTGGCGATGTACCCCTCGACCCGGTCCCTCTGCCGGCTGGCCGCCAGCGGCCCCATCTGCGACTGCGGGTCGAACGGATCCCCCACGCGCACCTGGGAGAACATGCCGGCGAGAGCCTCGACCAGCTCGTCGTGCCGCGAGCGGGTGACCACGATCCGGGTCAGCGACGAACAGACCTGCCCGGAAAGGATGCACTCGGCCCGGGAGAGGCTGCGTGCGGCCGTCTCGAGATCCATGTCGTCGAGGATCACAGCGGCGGACTTGCCGCCGAGTTCCAGCGTGCAGCGGGCCACGCGCTCGCCGCAGATCGAGGCGATACGCCGTCCCGCGGCCGTCGACCCCGTGAACGTGATCTTGTCCACCCGCGGGTCGCGCACCAGCAGTTCGGACACCTCGCGGTCCGCGGTGACGACATTGAGCACGCCGGCCGGCAGCCCGGCCGCCGCGGCGGCCTCGGCGATCAGGTAGCCCTCCCCCGGCGCCTCGGGCGACGACTTCAGGACCACGGTGCACCCGGCCAGCAGCGCGGGGGCGACCTTGTTGCTGATCAGCCCCATCGGGGCGTTCCAGGGGATGATTGCGCCGACCACGCCGGCCGGCTCGCGGACGATCATGCCGAACTGCCCGCCGGCCGTCGGCTTGACCGGCTCCTCGAACGGGAACGTACCGGCCATCGCGGCGTATCGCTTGAAGGTGGCATCCGCTCCAGCGCCGGCGTACGCGGCGAAGGCGTGCAGGACACCGGACTCACGCGGCCAGACCTGACCGATGTCCTCGCCGCGCAGCCTGAGTTCCGCGCCGATCGCTCGCAGGTACCCGGCCCGCTCCGCCGGCGTCAGCCGCGGCCACGGGCCGTCGTCGAAGGCTTCCCGCGCCGCCGCGACGGCCCGTGAGATGTCGGCGGCCTGCGCCTCCGCGACCCTGAAGTAGAGTTCCTCGGTCGCGGAGTCGATCACGTCGATCGTGGCATCGGACGACGGCACCACCCACTGCCCGCCGATGAAGAAGCGGTCCGCCCGACTGATCGGCGCCTTCGCTTCGTCCGCCAGGCTCATCCGGTCACCCTCCCGATCGCCGCCTCTTCGTCGTTGCCGGGCCCGTCGCGCCCTTCGCCCGGCTCCATGTCGCGGCACGTCGCGATCACGGGGTTCGCACCAGGCGGGTGCGGCGCCCGGCGGGCGGGATGTTCGCAGGCAGTCTTCTCGGCGTGGGGGTCTGCCGCATGCCGACGGTGTTCATGCTTCCCGGCGCCGGGCGGCCGCGTAAAGGGCGGCCGGCCTTCGGCCGGCCACTGCGGGGTAACTGGGTCTTCCATTCCGACGCCATTGGCCGTCCGCGGTCGTCACTGCTGGCCTGAAGACCGGGGGCCGGAGGTCGAGG comes from Streptomyces sp. FXJ1.172 and encodes:
- a CDS encoding thioesterase II family protein, with amino-acid sequence MGIDDVSSDVSLWLRRFEPADNAGSRLVCFPHAGGSAAFYLPMARALAPAVDVLAVQYPGRQDRRAEPCIDDIPSLADHVARALAGSLDRPLALFGHSMGALIAFEVARRLQRDRPGQPAHLFVSGRRAPTRYHEETYHLLDDDGIVAEIRSRGGTEARVLEDKELLEMVLPTIRGDYRAVGRYRYVAGDPLRCPVTAIVGDRDQQASVEEVMDWEKQAPEGGFEFKLFPGGHFFLVKEIAEVLAVVSDRIGPATGTGLRR
- a CDS encoding aldehyde dehydrogenase is translated as MSLADEAKAPISRADRFFIGGQWVVPSSDATIDVIDSATEELYFRVAEAQAADISRAVAAAREAFDDGPWPRLTPAERAGYLRAIGAELRLRGEDIGQVWPRESGVLHAFAAYAGAGADATFKRYAAMAGTFPFEEPVKPTAGGQFGMIVREPAGVVGAIIPWNAPMGLISNKVAPALLAGCTVVLKSSPEAPGEGYLIAEAAAAAGLPAGVLNVVTADREVSELLVRDPRVDKITFTGSTAAGRRIASICGERVARCTLELGGKSAAVILDDMDLETAARSLSRAECILSGQVCSSLTRIVVTRSRHDELVEALAGMFSQVRVGDPFDPQSQMGPLAASRQRDRVEGYIARGVADGATLATGGGRPKGMDRGWYVEPTVFGNVDNRSVIAQEEIFGPVLSVIPAADEQDAIRIANDTIYGLNASVFTNDVNRAREVARQLRSGTVGHNAVRNDFGIAFGGFKQSGIGREGGREGLLPFLETKTVILEGRPAGYESTVL